In a genomic window of Candidatus Methylomirabilota bacterium:
- a CDS encoding DUF3300 domain-containing protein — protein MMKGAVRRGLLGVLILVLAAPPGAFGQFQPPPPAGIPAPPTFRQEELDQLLAPIALYPDALLAQILMASTYPLEVVQAARWVKAYPNVIGPQLEEAMQQQPWDPSVKSLTAFPQVLAMMDANLDWTQRLGDAFLAQQPAVMATIQTLRVRAQAAGYLQSTPQQIVVTEPQAIRIEPVIPEIIYVPIYDPTVVYGLWWAPAYPPYYWYPPGYVVGASVLSFGVGLAVGSVLWGGFDWHRHHVTVVNVHNFNTFNRTTIITPTWHHDASHRRGVPYHDPGVRQRFGQGPLPGAGAREAFRGRAPQVPQSSGPLRSPVAPSIPQTPRPPAVFEGLGRGGEIRNFSNRGRMSRMGASAARQAPSVPKAPAGGGRGGADKGPRGRH, from the coding sequence ATGATGAAAGGTGCGGTACGGCGCGGATTGCTTGGAGTCCTGATCCTGGTGCTGGCAGCGCCACCCGGCGCTTTCGGGCAGTTCCAGCCGCCGCCCCCCGCAGGGATACCCGCGCCGCCGACCTTCCGGCAGGAAGAGCTGGATCAGCTTCTGGCGCCGATCGCCCTATATCCCGATGCGCTCCTGGCGCAGATCCTGATGGCGTCCACCTATCCGCTGGAGGTGGTGCAGGCGGCTCGCTGGGTCAAAGCATATCCGAACGTCATAGGTCCGCAACTGGAAGAGGCGATGCAACAGCAGCCCTGGGATCCGAGCGTGAAATCGCTGACGGCATTCCCCCAGGTGCTCGCCATGATGGACGCGAATCTGGACTGGACCCAGAGACTGGGGGACGCCTTCCTCGCCCAGCAGCCGGCCGTGATGGCTACCATCCAGACGCTGCGGGTCAGGGCGCAGGCCGCAGGCTACCTCCAGAGCACCCCTCAGCAGATCGTCGTTACCGAACCGCAGGCCATCAGGATCGAGCCCGTAATCCCGGAGATCATCTACGTCCCCATCTACGACCCCACTGTCGTGTACGGGCTGTGGTGGGCGCCGGCTTACCCTCCGTATTATTGGTATCCGCCGGGATACGTGGTCGGGGCCAGCGTGTTGTCGTTCGGTGTCGGCCTGGCCGTGGGGTCGGTCCTCTGGGGCGGCTTCGACTGGCACCGTCACCACGTCACGGTCGTCAACGTGCACAACTTCAACACCTTCAACCGAACCACCATCATCACCCCCACCTGGCATCACGATGCGAGCCACCGCCGGGGTGTCCCCTACCATGATCCAGGCGTACGGCAGCGCTTCGGCCAGGGCCCGCTGCCTGGCGCGGGCGCCCGGGAGGCGTTCCGCGGCCGTGCGCCACAGGTGCCGCAGTCATCGGGGCCGTTACGCAGCCCTGTTGCGCCGTCGATCCCTCAGACGCCTCGCCCACCAGCCGTGTTCGAGGGGCTGGGACGCGGGGGCGAGATCCGGAACTTCAGCAACCGCGGGCGCATGAGCCGAATGGGCGCGAGCGCCGCACGGCAGGCTCCGAGCGTCCCGAAGGCGCCGGCAGGAGGCGGGCGCGGAGGAGCAGATAAGGGGCCCCGCGGGCGGCATTAA